A single genomic interval of Pomacea canaliculata isolate SZHN2017 linkage group LG5, ASM307304v1, whole genome shotgun sequence harbors:
- the LOC112565275 gene encoding uncharacterized protein LOC112565275, which yields MASRVSIPLWKFFETVSLVFFFRLITVVDSACSSDDGDDDRKTNRQQSMTCWYELWYFWLIVLFAAISLFIVILFYCKHHVKRATGDSDRQRTLVLTMPAGPPRYEEPGHHPPPYHIATSMGNPQSPLQQAHLPGYVDELLYYDGVDSFSSTVSIGALSQPPPYSPPPTASLRPLNS from the exons ATGGCCAGCCGTGTGTCTATTCCTCTCTGGAAGTTTTTCGAGACAGTCTCCTTGGTTTTCTTCTTCAGACTGATTACG GTGGTTGACTCCGCTTGTTCCTCCGATGATGGGGACGATGACAGAAAGACTAACCGGCAACAAAGTATGACCTGCTGGTACGAGTTGTGGTACTTTtg GCTAATCGTTCTGTTTGCTGCCATTTCACTcttcattgttattttgttctaCTGCAAGCACCACGTGAAGCGAGCCACAGGTGACAGCG ATCGTCAGAGAACTCTCGTATTGACGATGCCGGCTGGGCCGCCTCGCTACGAGGAGCCTGGACACCATCCCCCACCCTACCACATTGCCACCTCCATGGGGAATCCCCAGTCCCCTCTACAACAGGCTCATCTACCCGGTTACGTCGACGAGTTGCTGTATTACG ATGGCGTGGACTCCTTTTCGTCTACCGTCTCCATAGGTGCTTTGTCTCAACCTCCACCATATTCTCCCCCTCCCACCGCCAGTCTGCGGCCACTAAACAGTTGA